A genomic region of Janthinobacterium lividum contains the following coding sequences:
- a CDS encoding M43 family zinc metalloprotease, giving the protein MSTAKTKKTPATGSAEGAPAVSAMQPMPVEGDMQAGADAAGGDAMPGPRLGMSYADQAALTQGAAAADAGAMPGGGMQQAPQGMAATSCMQVGAGGGMGGDGGGGGGMGGSDGGQGGGTPQTRTCATMDVHRRLLSEDPSYANVRADIENLAGLYEGDGSIAGRSGVTQIPVVVHVVWNTAAQNISDAQIASQIDVLNRDFRRVNPDVNSTPAPFLPLTADARVEFALATTDPHGAATSGIERRQTTAASFGADDAVKSQATGGMDAWPADSYLNIWVCQLGGGLLGYAQFPGGPAATDGVVILQSAFGTTGTAAPPFHLGRTATHEIGHWLNLNHIWGDDGTGCSGTDNVADTPNQGGPNTGQPSFPQVSCSNGPNGDMFMNYMDYVDDPAMFMFTAGQVARMQACLDGPRASIGTGGTGAGATPRQSSSPVVAWGATRLDVFVLGTDRALYHKAWNGTAWAPSVTGYEGQGGICTSAPQVVSWGPNRLDVFVTGTDSGLFHKWWNGTAWGPSLTGYEAMGGLCVGDPRAVAWGPNRLDVFVVGTDRGLYHKWWNGAAWGPSLTGYEAMGGICLGQPEAVAWGPNRLDVFVVGTDRALYHKWWNGTAWGPSLTGYERLGGICTSSPKAVAWGPNRLDVFVTGTDGALYHKWWDGAKWGPSNDGFERLGGICVGEVEAVSWGANRLDLFVIGTDSALYHKAWNGSAWSPSVTGFESLGGICTSRPRATAWAPNRLDVFVTGTNGALFHKAWNGTAWSPSVSGFESLGGVVSCF; this is encoded by the coding sequence ATGAGCACCGCTAAAACGAAAAAAACACCGGCTACCGGTTCGGCTGAAGGCGCGCCTGCCGTGTCCGCCATGCAGCCCATGCCGGTCGAAGGCGACATGCAGGCCGGCGCCGATGCGGCGGGCGGCGACGCCATGCCGGGGCCGCGCCTGGGCATGTCGTATGCCGACCAGGCTGCGCTTACCCAGGGTGCGGCCGCCGCGGATGCCGGCGCCATGCCGGGCGGCGGCATGCAGCAGGCACCGCAGGGCATGGCGGCCACCAGCTGCATGCAGGTTGGGGCTGGCGGTGGCATGGGGGGCGATGGTGGAGGTGGCGGTGGCATGGGTGGCAGCGACGGTGGACAGGGCGGCGGTACACCGCAGACGCGCACCTGCGCCACGATGGACGTGCATCGCCGCCTGCTGAGCGAAGATCCATCGTATGCGAACGTGCGCGCCGATATCGAAAACCTGGCCGGGCTCTACGAGGGCGACGGCAGCATTGCCGGACGTTCCGGCGTGACGCAGATACCTGTGGTGGTGCACGTGGTATGGAATACGGCCGCGCAGAATATTTCGGATGCGCAGATCGCCAGCCAGATCGATGTGCTCAATCGTGACTTCCGGCGCGTCAACCCGGATGTCAACAGCACGCCGGCGCCATTCCTGCCCCTGACGGCCGATGCGCGCGTGGAGTTTGCGCTGGCCACGACCGATCCGCATGGCGCGGCCACCAGCGGCATCGAGCGGCGCCAGACGACGGCGGCCTCGTTTGGCGCGGACGATGCCGTCAAGTCGCAGGCGACGGGCGGCATGGATGCCTGGCCGGCCGACAGCTACCTGAATATATGGGTGTGCCAGCTGGGCGGCGGCTTGCTGGGCTACGCGCAGTTTCCCGGCGGCCCGGCCGCCACCGACGGCGTGGTGATCCTGCAATCGGCCTTTGGCACGACCGGCACGGCGGCGCCGCCGTTCCACCTGGGGCGCACGGCCACGCATGAAATCGGCCATTGGCTGAATCTGAACCATATCTGGGGCGACGACGGTACCGGGTGTTCGGGCACGGACAACGTGGCCGACACGCCCAACCAGGGCGGGCCGAACACGGGCCAGCCCTCGTTTCCGCAGGTGTCCTGCAGCAACGGGCCGAATGGCGACATGTTCATGAACTATATGGATTACGTCGACGATCCCGCCATGTTCATGTTCACGGCGGGACAGGTGGCGCGCATGCAGGCCTGTCTCGATGGCCCGCGCGCCAGCATCGGCACGGGCGGCACAGGCGCAGGCGCCACGCCGCGCCAGAGCTCGTCTCCCGTCGTGGCCTGGGGCGCGACCCGCCTCGACGTGTTCGTGCTGGGCACGGACCGCGCGCTCTACCACAAGGCATGGAATGGCACGGCCTGGGCGCCGTCCGTCACCGGCTATGAAGGGCAGGGCGGCATTTGCACCAGTGCCCCGCAGGTGGTGTCGTGGGGACCGAACCGGCTCGACGTGTTCGTCACGGGCACCGACAGCGGCTTGTTCCACAAGTGGTGGAATGGCACGGCCTGGGGGCCGTCGCTGACCGGCTATGAAGCGATGGGCGGCTTGTGCGTGGGCGACCCGCGCGCCGTGGCCTGGGGACCGAACCGCCTCGACGTGTTTGTCGTCGGCACGGACCGCGGCCTGTATCACAAGTGGTGGAACGGAGCCGCCTGGGGGCCGTCCTTGACGGGTTACGAAGCCATGGGCGGCATTTGCCTGGGCCAGCCGGAAGCCGTGGCGTGGGGGCCGAACCGCCTCGATGTCTTCGTCGTCGGCACGGACCGGGCCCTGTACCACAAGTGGTGGAACGGCACGGCCTGGGGACCGTCGCTGACGGGCTATGAACGCCTGGGCGGCATCTGCACCTCGTCGCCGAAGGCCGTGGCGTGGGGGCCGAACCGCCTCGACGTCTTCGTCACGGGCACCGATGGCGCCCTGTACCACAAGTGGTGGGATGGCGCGAAATGGGGGCCTTCCAACGATGGCTTCGAGCGCCTGGGCGGCATCTGCGTGGGCGAGGTGGAAGCCGTGTCGTGGGGGGCCAACCGGCTTGACCTGTTCGTCATCGGCACGGACAGCGCCCTGTATCACAAGGCGTGGAATGGATCCGCCTGGTCGCCATCCGTGACGGGCTTTGAAAGCCTGGGCGGCATATGCACCTCGCGTCCGCGCGCCACGGCCTGGGCGCCGAACCGCCTCGACGTCTTTGTCACGGGCACGAATGGCGCTCTGTTCCACAAGGCGTGGAACGGCACGGCCTGGTCGCCTTCCGTGAGCGGCTTTGAAAGCCTGGGCGGCGTGGTATCGTGTTTCTGA